In Montipora foliosa isolate CH-2021 chromosome 9, ASM3666993v2, whole genome shotgun sequence, the DNA window GccataaacaaaccaaattgtTGACAAGAAGCCCTTATTCTGTATTTGGTAAgtgaaaatgaattttcaaaGCCAAATCAGTTTCGTTGTTTAGAAATAACACCGATTCTTACCTTAAAATTGATCTAAAACGGGCCTCTGATTAGCGCAACAAACACATAATTTAGCAAATCAAAGgtgattttattctttgaaaacCACCAACCACCAAAGAACACAAATGACGATGTTCTGATGTACATATAACAATCTTTTTACAAGAtgcttaaatttttctttgatttatagTCGTCAGTTTCATGTCATATTTCCAAGCATTACTCCAAGCATGGAAAGTCTCCATATTTTGTCAGgcccattttttttatatttttaccaTTTAAATTTAGCTTATCAAAAGGTTCGTCAACGTATAATcttcgtctgaccttgtaatagcctaaatagttgttttaaataccCAACGGCAAAGGAGCATGACCATACATACGTAGATTACACAGACATATACGAGCTTCAGTGAGCATTATCGAGGTGAACTGTGATTTTCCGAGTCCGTTAgagctgaaaaaatgaaaccagcCATCCACGGTTAGGAGAGCTGGATATCAAAAagcttgttttgctttaaaaaagaaaatgaccCAAAAAAAGCCTTGCATTGAGATGATGCACTTGTTACAACATCAAGCTAGCTGGCCCGCCATTTTAGACTTGAAGAGTGTGGGGACTGGACCGAGTTCTCGTCCAATCCTTCTCCCGTTTCGCGGgaatgttttctgtttttcatcAGGTGTGTTCGAAATTCTAGAAAGTGATCTGTTTCAGGATAATTTTCGATGGCACTTTATTCCTTTGAAGGGGTAAATGACCAGTGCAGTGTCACGTCATGGGCTGTGCAAGAAACAGGAATGCTTCCTTTGTTGTCTTGCGAAAGTGACATGACTGCATGATTAAAGCACAAGTAGAAGAGTTCAGGTGTGTCCggggaagaagaggaagaactgGTGATGCCAAAGCTACAGGTGCTTCAAAGTATCAGTTAGGGATCATATACGCTCACAAATGACATTTATCGTGATCTATGGGACTCTTCTGACTGAAGAGAGATTTAGAGACGACGATATGTAAATTACGATATTGTCGTCTCAAATTGTTTGTTTATGGTTGATTGATTCGAATGTTAATATCCTGGGTCCATAGGAAGAGCACTAAGCATTCATCAgatttgtccaaaaaaaaaaaaacgagtacGATAAGAATAACTTCAAGGCTGTTTTTTGTCTGCTCGAGCTGCTTGTTTACATTAAGCTTGTCACATGCACACGCTTATCATGCAATGCACAATTCAGTTACCGGTTTCCATTATTTACCCTCTTCGtcaaagatatttgcaaacatgCTGCATCTATGTTTTTCGACCAAATTGACATTTTCAGGGTGAAAATGTCACTAAAACGTCGTCGCAAAATCGACCGAAttagttgaagtcctgaatttttcaggcttctctacgcaattgcaaaaattgctctcataactgcgaagatcatagcttcacttgatttcctatctgcagttcataaatgattcatttcatataccatttcatcattagtTGATATTATTGGATTTGCTTGGAATAATGCATAGGCAATGTGCACACATATGTCGTACTTGAATGGGAACTGACTCTGAATCGTTATGGAAGAGCACGGAAGATTTGTGTATATTTGTAGAAAAAATGTTtcattatttaatttaaaaaactgtttaaaataatgttaactATTCAATTAAAACAATAACGAAAAAATATACCTAAATAAGAGTGTTATCTGCtaaaactctctaaaattccCTAAAAAAAACTCATAAGACTTTTATTCTTTTTTGATAGCGAGGGCCTCTTTTGATGAATAACCGCTGATTAGTTGTAGTGTAGATGACTCTGAAAACTGCTGATTTGTTGTGCCCAGTGAACAGTACTCTAGACACTGTTGTAGCATGTGGGTGGACTGAGCCCTCTCTTAGTTGGTAGgaatacagaaaaataaaaacggTTTTTCAACGTTTCTGCCTGTGAAATGTTGCTGTTCAGTATTCTCCTATATATACTGCTATTTAAGTTCTAGTATTTGTCAATTTTTTCTAATATACTTGAGattttctaaaattctttttcgTGTCTAAAATTCCCAAAACAATTCCTgcggaattatgtagctaagcctattCTAAGTtgggaaaggttacgtttatacaaacgttggccgtgcagcacttatatctcaaacagagttaaccgaatagagtgtaatgtgaagtgctagatttcaatcccatatgaaccatgtgagcgttagccctactgatggaaatgggcccacacaaggacagagaaaaactctgaccagggtgggaattgaacccacgaccttcgggttagatccccgccgctctaccgactgacgacgtttgtataaacgtaacctttccttgtacttgtacatgttcattgccgtgactttaacatcttcagttcccatggcctgctcccgtctgacattgtagctcagtcggtagagcggcggagatctaacccgaaggtcgtgggttcaattcccaccctggtcagagtttttctctgtccttgtgtgggcccatttccatcagtagggctaacgctcacatggttcatatgggattgaaatctagcacttcacattacactctattcggtTAACTCTATTCTAAGTTGACTTGTCTTGGACGAAACAGGCAAATAAAGGAGACCGGTGGAGTTTCAATGCAAGCTCACTCGAATTGTGCATTGCGAAACGTGACAAGCTGAATGTAAACAAACAGCTCGAGCAGACAAAAAACAGCCTTCAAgttatttctattattgttattgttatttatatctatatatataaaGATAATACTGCGATGAGTTTGTTGAATGTTTAGTGCTCTTCGTAAGGACCCAGGAAATTAACATGGGAATCAATCAACTATGTGAACAAACAATTTGAGACGACAAACATCGTAAATTATATATCATTGTCTTTCTTCAAGCAAAAGAGTCTCGTAAACTGCGTTAAAGATCATTTGTGAGCGTATATGATCCCTAACTGATACTTTGAAGCACCTGTAGCTTTGGCATCACcagttcttcctcttcttccccGGACACACCTGAACTCTTCTACTTGTGCTTTAATCATGCAGTCATGTCACTATCGCAAGACAACAAAGGAAGCATTCCTGTTTCTTGCACAGCCCATGAAGTGACACTGCACTGGTCATTTACCCCTTCAAAGGAATAAAGTGCCATCGAAAATTATCCTGAAACAGATCACTTTCTAGAATTTCGAACACACCTgatgaaaaacagaaaacattcCCGCAAAACGGGAGAATGATTGGACGGGAACTCGGTCCAGTCCCCACACTCTTCAAGTCTAAAATGGCGGGCCAGCTAGCTTGATGTAGTAACAAGTGCATCATCTCAATGCAAGGCTTTGTTTgggtaattttctttaaaaaagcaaaaaaaggtttttgaTATCCAGCTCTCCTAACCGTGGATggatggtttcattttttcagttcACCTCGATACTGCTCACTGAAGCTCGTATATGTCTGTGTAATCTACGTATGTATGGTCATGCTCCTTTGCTGTTGGGtgtttaaaacaactattcaggCTATTACAAGGTCACACGAAGATTACATGTTAACGAACCTTCTGATAAGCTAAATTTATCtggtataaatataaaaaatggGCCTGACAAAATAAGGAGACTTTCCATGCTTGGAGTAATGCTTGGAAATATGACATGAAACTGACGActataaatcaaagaaaaatttaagcaTCTTGTAAAAAGATTGTTATATGTACATCAGAACATCGTCATTTGTGTTCTTTGGTGGTTACTAGgttttcaaagaataaaatcacCTTTGATTTGCTAAATTATGTGTTTGTTGCGCTAATCAGAGGCCCATTTTAGATCAATTTTAAGGTGAGAATCGGTGTTATTTCTAAACAACGAAACTGATTTGGCTTTGCAAATTCATTTTCACTTACCAAATACAGAATAAGGGCTTCTTGTCAacaatttggtttgtttatggCCTGAATTAGGCTCAAAATTCTATTTTGCATCGCCTTAGAGGGGCATTAAGtgtttgttccaaaaattcaataaaccataataagccaaatttttctcaactgATTTTGATAACTGGGTGACTAAAGTAAACAGTGGTATAGGTTTGGAAGTTATGCAAGAAGGCAGGTGAATatagtgaaattttgaaaaatggctattttgggttataattttaacatcaattttgGCCAAACTCTAGCCCCAGGCTCCTCTCTGTGAAATACCTTGAGGACAAAGTTACATGCATGAACTGAAAGCTCTATTATAGTAAAGTTCATGGTCAAATTCATTTGGCAGCACAATTTACCAGTGGGGTcttatcacactttcaaaatgccCCCTAGAAGGCTGGATTTTTGGTGCTCAAAGGGCAAAAAATGAGACCCCCCCTGTAACTCCAAAACTAAAACTCAGAGAAGTGAGCCAAAGTGgcttttgaaatatctcattatACCCAACTTCTGTGCCAAGTTTCAGCCAAATcggttgaccacaacttttggcccctggaacactttctcagacaatgacacTTAATGAGTGGATGAATGTACGGAAACGGTCATAGAACAATAGTTTAAAAAACCAGGAGGAAAGGGGTTGTGGGGGTTTAGTGAAAAGCTTTCCCCTTCACTTTCATCAGGTTTGGATTCTGATACAGTGCTACTGTGTTTGCAGTTTCTGCCATTTGCATGGAAATTCTCCAGATACAGCAATCAGTCTTTCAGCAAGCAACGGACTAGAAAGTTGAACAACATGTTACTATGGACCAATCAGGTCAAAGACCAGAGTAGTTGTGGGCTGCACTGACACTGCACAAATCATTTGAATGTTGTGTGGCTGAAAAGTCAGTCACTGTCAtgaacaatagggccgtttatacgacaGAAAATAAAGCGCAGCTTACTCTGGCAGCGGTTTAAATAGATACACACTGACCTTCAAATTCACGTCAAAAAATGAGGCCTTCTGCACTTGTGAATGTATTGTTTTATTCTGTGGTGCTGAAGTTAAATTATTTGCTTAATAGTTACTTCGAAGCGATAGTAAGCTACAACTGTGACCCTAAACACTGATTCAATCCTAAAATGTCACCGAAAACCAACAACAATTCTGAAAATTTCCTACCACACTATGTAGCCAGAATTTCAGCTGACTCATCCACTTGCTAAGTCACTTGAAGAGTGGGCCTTGTCCCTGAATGGCTTAGCAAGCACAGGAGGTGACTGAAATTTAGGCtttcgatatattgaaattcagcttgacaaagacaaaggaaagtggttgtatatatttttcagaTTCATTCTGCCTCATTATCAAGTTAAATATGGCCTATTTTCACCCTGCGAGAACTCTTCTGGGGAAGTATACACCAATCATAGTGGGTAGTGCAAATCAACCcagcaatagggagcttaagcaaggatgGTGATGATGGCTTTGAGAATGTTGCCTAAGAACATTCCCTGTTCATGTTCAGTAATAATTACTTTGCTATTAATCCATAGAAAGTGTGTACCAATATTCCAGgaagaaaattgttgagaatGGTGTGGATGCAGTTTGGagagaaaatcgaaaatttgTTGTCAGGTGCTCATGTCCTTCatataacctcaaatttggtcaatttaCATCGTTGTCAGGGCGACGACAGCATAGAAAGTACACAAAGGGGATGCGGGCGatgcagagcttttgtttttgctcattagacCAATAATTATTGCAGTTTCATGGCGTTCTTGTAGCCATCATCATCGTTcttgcttaacccattgactcctgggggttccccattgaccagtaaaaattgtctggctttagacagagtaaaacactaagtatggctggtttaggggtgaatgggtcaAGCTCCCTAATAGCACTCAATTAAAACTGTTGCTACCTAAATGTTACATGCCGTACCAATCTAAGAAAGGTTTTTGAATGTGAATAATAAGTATAGGAAATCACATGAAAGCAATAATTCTTAaagtgcattttgtgatttataaatgcAAGCCATGTTTTGAAAGTCCTTAAAATTGCATGAGTCACcattgagaactttcaaaacatcaacaGTCACCTTTGCAAGAAAAGTTAATTTTGATCCAACTGACGAAATTATATTAATATCATTTTGATGGATGTAAATGTGGATGAGTCACGGATGATCACACCTAACCTGGGTAACTGAAACCTAGAACAGATCCAATATAACCATCTAAACAACCCAATCAGAAATAATACTAATATTGCCTTTTTCTCTCGGTTTATTTGCAAGGATGATAATTTTgatattatttgcttttttttctataAAATTGTTATGGAGAATGAATTGAGTATAGAAAATATAATGATCTTCCTAGTTATGTGCAATATATTATTTGTGTGACTGGAAAAAATCTATGAAACCACTTGAGAAGCTCTCCATTGGGACTACTTATGTTGCCTGATTTGCTTTTCAACAAGTAAATGTTATGGTTGCAAGCTAGCCTCAAAGTATGTTTGCTTCCTGGGGATGCTTTCCTTACACAGCTTCCTAACAAATTAGCAATCTACTTGGTAGACTGCTAATTTGTACAGTAGATGCTATAAGTACGACATGTACTGGGCATCGGTCACCTTATGTTGTTAGCATGACTTGCACTCACACTTTGGGCACTAATCTGTGATGTTGATGAGAGTTGACTGCTAGCCTATTTGTTTTCACCCATGCTGACCTTCGGGTGCATGCCCGTGGGGATATGAATCTCCTACCATCATGTAGACTTTTTGAACAAGTCAAAGATTATTTCACTGGCCCAAAATTTAGCCAAAACACAGTCAAATTAATTGTACATGTATCCTGTGGTTCACTTTCCAAACAACCAACTTGTTCTCTTAATGAGCTACCATTGCTTAATTCTCCGCTACATACCGCAAAATACCGCAAAAAGATGTGCAAATCATTCAAGCTTCTAACACTCTCCTACAAAGTTTCTTGTCCCAAAAATTCTGGAGCTATCCATCCTCTTATTCAGGCCAAAGCTTGTGAAAATACAATGTTCACAAAGGAAAAACCTCTATGCATATATTAAACTTTCCATTCCATCCACCCAAAATTAATGTCAACCTTTATCATCTCAGCAAAAGAGGGCAAACTTTGAATATACATAGTTCAGATGCGATTGTGAAAACTATGCAAAATATGTAAAGGAAGAAAGATGGTCCAACGTGGGTCCCTTGTGGAAGCTTATATGGTTTTCCTCCGATTTCTGGCATCTGAAATCCCATGGGAAATGTGAGGGCAGCTAAACAGAACATAATcactggaaaaaaaagaaatatattttatgATGTCAAATGGGTCATGACACAAACTGGTGAcatttttgcacaatttttgATACTTAAGGACATCACAGTGACTTGACTATTTGACCAAATCATAAAGATATAAATGTGTGACAATCTATTCAAGAAACGGCATGACAGTGTACATTTCATTGAAAACTAAATTGAAGTCAATGATTTGTCACACTTGTTAAAGTAAATCTCTGGTAAACATATATCAAGATGTTTTCTTTAGAGAATTCCTTTCCACATGCCCTTTAAAACCAGCAAATTCTACTGTTATTTGTCTCATCACCTAGTGTGAGAATTGTGTCCATTCCTTTTGTGACATCAGAGACTGCTTTTTGTGGCAGACTTCATTAATCAAGAGTGGCTTGTGATTTCATGcgtttaaaaattaataacaaactTGCACCCGGCaatcacagaaaaaaaagaaatactgGTGGCAATGTTAACTCAGAAACATGAACAGTTTCATCTAACAAAAATGAGACATGCGGGTGCATGCAAAGGAACACAGCATTTTGAGACTATTTGGTCAGTAATATGAACCCACTTGCTCAAAGCCTGAATGAAAATCGCCCAAAAGGAACATTACAGAACTAGTTTCTGACCCTTTTCCTTGACCCTCAGTCCATCAATAACTTCCTTTTCTGGGGCTCTCATCTTCCTTTCCCTTATGGTGAAAGTGTGGTCTGGTCATGTGTGTCCAAATATGAgtgacagaaaaaaatattgaagtGCATGTTTTGACTCTGCTAAATGAAAACGGGCCCCCTCCTGACCTCTTCAACACAACTACCGCAGACACGTGGGACCAGATTACACCCTTGTCTCTTACTAGAATGAAGAAAGACCTTGGGAACAAGGTCCAACACTTCTCCTTTTAACTTACTTCCTGTAAATACAATCCATTTTGCTGTATCGACAATGAATGGTTTCCAAGGTGACATGACTAATAAAAAGCATGTGAGGGTCAAAGTGATCACACCCAAAATCATAAACATCAATGTGGCCAGCCACTCTTGAGGCAGCTCAGGTGTGACACAAACTTCTGGCTGGCCAGTTGATTTCTGACACATGACAGTCAAACCAAGTCGAACAGAACCTAGTCACAAAACATAATTATGAATTTTGTTATTCAGAtttttaaaacacttttttgaggTTTTTGTGCATTTAACAACTTAATCCCTGACAACTCCCCTGGAGACTCTAAATCATTGGAATTTCTGATATTTGAATGACATGGGAACAAGTTAGTCAGAAACTGAATATTCTGATGGCATGATGTATCTCAGGATATAGGTGCTAATATGGAATTGATCAGGCATATTAAGTAGTCTGGTAGGAAGATTTAATCAATTTAAGACAGTCTGTCACTGCTTATTCACATGTTTTCCTTAAGTTTTCTGTAAAATGCCCTTTCCTTGGGtcgggtgctgctgcattagataaGGAATATGTTCCACATTATTTTTTGGCCACAAAGGGCACTTTTCAGTGGTTTTTCATATCTGGTGCAGtgcaatttgttttaatttaactCTCCTATATAAGTAAGATCAGTATAATGTTAACACATAAaggtgaa includes these proteins:
- the LOC137972028 gene encoding uncharacterized protein C16orf52 homolog A-like, with translation MDKFVIVGGFLCFAADVFAIASLATPEWVVTEFAGSVRLGLTVMCQKSTGQPEVCVTPELPQEWLATLMFMILGVITLTLTCFLLVMSPWKPFIVDTAKWIVFTGMIMFCLAALTFPMGFQMPEIGGKPYKLPQGTHVGPSFFLYIFCIVFTIASELCIFKVCPLLLR